One window of Populus nigra chromosome 5, ddPopNigr1.1, whole genome shotgun sequence genomic DNA carries:
- the LOC133694658 gene encoding uncharacterized protein LOC133694658 isoform X2, translating into MTEGRCHRRKKMMGRGPDGGCGTGERSCRPISRVPASNSLMKESEIPQPKVKKSNPLEVDFFSQAHKVLSVRSPFDAAGNASGSGVSSFPSASTLPSRLASLLRQSNGSTKRHKRSHSGADKKSSSRASDGSKRGNIWVETEDYFRELTLPDIDDLFELSSLFNSLGYSKCFYIPYIGNEKIERIETIVTNVKTGENVNGKFEESETNEQTDTRANVENANGNFEMDCMGGNGNGNGLVLKDEVNQEDEQLMEIDVVTQSDGAVCFPQEKAKTCSVSDLSSSVEWLLGCRNRDILTSEKPSKKRKLLGSDAGLEKVLVGCPCEGNLSLCDFCCKSEMGNDSNRLIVCSSCKVAVHLKCYGVQGDVNESWLCSWCRQKSDGSDLAKQSCVLCPKQGGALKPVDVDNGKPVLDFVHLFCSQWTPEVYIEDLAKMEPIMNVSGIKETRRKLVCNVCKVKCGTCVRCSHGTCRTAFHPICAREARHRMEVWGKYGTDNVELRAFCSKHTELPNDRDTHQLGEAFVSASHDCSVASHNPSMLQMDKQRKLNIGQNGDKLAVHTETSDTNSGKPGDGELWEIGLFDSRSNAEPLSESGDVDKLIDIGIFERGGYEGASTDSRNLLLILKKLIDQGKVNAEELAMEIGTSPDLINSTLAEVNLVPDFQSKLVKWFQNHVYVASQRKYLKVKLKSMIFPKAEIVTADHSDGITISETDITDAVAVKSVPPRRRTKSNIRVLRDNGVICSHEDFSDNSMLMEDMKVVSQLRGEEPEKSSEASFPDVSEKIPDAFQDSSVVHLPKSEGGSLSEKIKAVHAAIPEKSNSINTDGGVPLYSDVNLVIPNFIKPEEYSNFYVHSCVHEKLSHIQIGMLLQKGISELEGSKDREISHLEASSNPSVFCNHQNKHSKCNDLISNSSEVNFEQLAKAKKLGILKLSPVDEVEGEIIYFQKRLLGNAVARKHFTDNLISKVARHLPQEIDAARGKRWDEVLVSQYLCDVREAKKRGRKERRHKEAQAVLAAATAAAAASSRSSSFRKDAFDESACQEKYNTASVRAGISSLLMPRPKEMLSRVAIPRISLEKYSDFVQSVSGFSKDHPRSCDICRRFETILNHILVCSGCKVEVHLDCYRCGKESNGPWHCELCEELLSSRCSGAPVNFWDRANSAECGLCGGITGAFRKSTDGRWVHAFCAEWVFEPTFRRGQVNPVEGMETIAKEINICCVCRHRHGVCIKCSAGHCQTTFHPTCARSAGFYMNVKTLNGKMQHMAYCEKHSLEQKAKTGTQKHGEEEIKSMRQVRGQLERLRLLCERIVRREKIKRELVLCSHSMLACKRDQVAPSVLVSSPFFPTDVSSESATTSLKGNTDGYKSCGDAVQRSDDVTVDSTISVKHRIKVTLTMDTDQKTDDSSTSQNQFTPKPSERMPFAGKQIPQRPSASYNILEEGEWSSKSKHYETFEKELVMTSDEASMKNQKLPKGYFYIPVDCLPKEKQINQDACSGEPLEHDR; encoded by the exons ATGACCGAAGGCCGATGCCACCGGCGAAAGAAGATGATGGGTAGGGGTCCTGACGGAGGTTGCGGCACTGGCGAGAGGTCTTGCCGTCCAATTTCTAGGGTTCCGGCATCCAATTCCCTCATGAAGGAGTCTGAAATACCTCAACCAAAAGTAAAGAAATCGAATCCACTCGAGGTTGATTTCTTCTCCCAAGCTCACAAGGTCTTAAGTGTGCGCTCGCCATTTGATGCTGCAGGGAATGCGTCTGGTTCTGGTGTTTCGAGTTTTCCAAGTGCGTCTACTTTGCCAAGCAGGTTGGCTAGTTTGTTGAGGCAATCAAATGGGAGTACAAAGAGACATAAAAGGTCTCATTCTGGAGCGGATAAGAAGTCTTCTTCGCGGGCAAGTGACGGGTCTAAAAGAGGGAATATTTGGGTTGAGACTGAAGATTACTTTAGGGAATTGACATTGCCTGATATTGATGATTTGTTTGAGTtatcttctttatttaattctttaggTTATAGTAAGTGTTTTTACATTCCATATATTGGAAATGAGAAAATTGAGAGAATCGAGACCATTGTGACAAATGTGAAAACTGGGGAAAATGTGAATGGGAAGTTTGAAGAAAGCGAGACTAATGAACAAACTGACACAAGGGCCAATGTGGAGAATGCAAATGGTAACTTTGAAATGGATTGTATGGGtggaaatggaaatggaaatggaCTCGTCTTGAAAGACGAAGTCAATCAAGAGGATGAGCAGTTAATGGAAATCGACGTTGTGACTCAAAGTGATGGAGCTGTGTGTTTTCCCCAGGAGAAAGCAAAGACGTGCTCTGTTTCTGATTTGTCTAGCAGTGTAGAGTGGCTTTTAGGTTGTAGAAATAGGGATATATTGACCTCTGAAAAGCCTTCCAAGAAGCGGAAACTTTTAGGCAGTGATGCAGGGTTGGAGAAGGTTTTGGTTGGTTGTCCTTGTGAAGGAAACTTGTCATTATGTGATTTTTGCTGCAAGAGCGAGATGGGTAATGATTCAAACCGGTTGATTGTTTGCTCTTCTTGCAAGGTTGCAGTTCATCTTAAGTGTTACGGTGTGCAAGGAGATGTAAACGAGTCGTGGTTGTGTTCCTGGTGCAGGCAGAAGAGTGATGGCAGTGATTTAGCGAAGCAGTCTTGTGTACTTTGTCCGAAGCAGGGTGGTGCTTTGAAACCTGTTGATGTAGACAATGGTAAGCCTGTTCTGGATTTTGTGCACTTGTTTTGTTCCCAGTGGACGCCTGAGGTCTATATAGAGGACTTAGCAAAGATGGAGCCAATTATGAATGTGAGTGGAATTAAGGAAACCCGAAGAAAATTAGTGTGTAATGTATGCAAGGTGAAGTGTGGTACCTGTGTTCGGTGCAGTCATG GAACTTGTAGAACTGCTTTCCATCCTATATGTGCAAGGGAAGCAAGACATAGGATGGAGGTCTGGGGGAAATATGGTACTGATAAT GTTGAATTACGAGCCTTTTGCTCAAAGCACACTGAACTCCCTAATGATAGGGATACCCATCAATTAGGAGAGGCTTTTGTGTCTGCCAGCCATGACTGCTCTGTTGCCAGCCATAATCCATCAATGTTGCAAATGGACAAACAGCGTAAGTTAAATATTGGCCAAAATGGAGACAAACTTGCAGTCCACACAGAAACTTCTGATACTAATTCTGGTAAACCTGGTGATGGTGAGTTATGGGAAATAGGATTGTTTGATTCCAGATCAAATGCTGAACCTTTGTCAGAATCTGGGGATGTGGACAAACTCATTGATATAGGGATATTTGAGAGAGGTGGCTATGAGGGTGCTAGCACCGACTCCCGAAATCTTTTGCTGATTTTGAAGAAG TTAATTGACCAAGGAAAAGTCAATGCTGAAGAGTTGGCAATGGAAATCGGCACGTCACCTGATTTGATAAATTCAACATTGGCT GAAGTTAATTTGGTCCCTGATTTTCAGTCCAAATTAGTCAAGTGGTTTCAGAATCATGTTTACGTGGCCAGTCAACGTAAATATTTGAAAGTTAAACTAAAATCCATGATTTTCCCAAAGGCTGAGATTGTAACAGCAGACCATTCTGATGGTATAACTATATCTGAGACTGATATTACAGATGCTGTTGCTGTTAAATCAGTTCCCCCTCGGAGAAGAACCAAAAGTAACATTAGAGTTTTGAGGGATAATGGAGTAATTTGCTCACACGAGGATTTTAGTGACAACAGTATGCTAATGGAAGATATGAAAGTTGTCAGTCAACTGAGAGGTGAAGAACCTGAAAAATCTAGTGAAGCATCCTTCCCTGATGTATCTGAAAAG ATCCCTGATGCGTTTCAAGACTCTTCAGTGGTGCATTTGCCTAAAAGTGAAG GTGGGAGCCTTTCTGAAAAAATCAAGGCAGTTCATGCAGCTATTCCAGAGAAGAGCAATTCAATTAACACAGATGGGGGAGTTCCTCTTTATTCAGATGTTAATTTAGTCATCCCTaatttcat AAAACCAGAAGaatattctaatttttatgTCCATTCATGTGTCCATGAGAAGCTGTCACATATACAAATTGGAATGCTTTTACAGAAAGGAATTTCTGAACTTGAAG GTTCAAAAGACAGAGAAATCTCTCATTTGGAGGCCTCTTCCAATCCCAGTGTCTTCTGTAATCATCAGAATAAACACTCAAAATGCAATGACTTGATCTCTAATTCCAGTGAAGTAAATTTTGAGCAGTTGGCTAAGGCTAAGAAACTGGGAATTCTCAAACTGTCTCCGGTGGATGAAGTGGAAggagaaattatttattttcagaagAGGCTACTTGGCAATGCAGTTGCAAGGAAGCACTTCACTG ATAATTTAATATCTAAGGTTGCCAGGCATCTACCCCAGGAGATAGATGCAGCTAGGGGGAAAAGGTGGGATGAAGTGCTTGTTAGCCAATATCTTTGTGATGTTAGAGAAGCAAAGAAGCGGGGCAGGAAAGAAAGAAGGCACAAGGAAGCCCAGGCTGTTCTAGCTGCTGCaactgcagcagcagcagcttcttcTCGGTCTTCATCATTTAGGAAAGATGCCTTTGATGAATCTGCCTGTCAGGAG AAATATAACACTGCTAGTGTGAGGGCTGGCATTTCTTCTCTGTTGATGCCACGTCCAAAAGAAATGCTTTCAAGGGTGGCAATTCCAAGGATTTCATTAGAGAAGTACTCTGATTTTGTTCAGTCAGTTTCAGGTTTTTCTAAAGATCATCCTAGATCATGTGACATATGCAGACGATTTGAGACAATACTGAACCACATCCTAGTCTGCTCTGGCTGCAAG GTTGAGGTTCACTTGGATTGCTATCGTTGTGGGAAGGAATCTAATGGTCCATGGCATTGTGAATTATGTGAAGAATTATTGTCATCTAGATGCTCTGGAGCTCCTGTCAATTTCTGGGACAGGGCAAATAGTGCGGAATGTGGTTTATGTGGTGGTATTACTGGTGCTTTCAGGAAATCTACTGATGGTAGATGGGTTCATGCCTTTTGTGCAGAG tgGGTCTTTGAACCAACATTCAGAAGGGGACAAGTAAATCCTGTTGAAGGAATG GAAACGATTGCAAAGGAGATTAACATTTGTTGTGTCTGCCGTCATAGACATGGTGTCTGCATAAAA TGTAGCGCTGGTCACTGTCAGACCACATTTCATCCAACTTGTGCTAGAAGTGCGGGTTTTTACATGAATGTTAAGACACTTAATGGCAAGATGCAGCACATGGCATATTGTGAAAAGCATAGCTTGGAGCAGAAGGCAAAG ACTGGAACTCAAAAACATGGAGAAGAGGAGATAAAGAGCATGAGGCAAGTCAGG gGTCAACTGGAGAGATTGCGTCTTCTTTGTGAAAGAATTGTTAGACGTGAAAAAATAAAG CGGGAGTTGGTTCTATGCTCACACAGCATGCTTGCTTGCAAACGAGACCAAGTTGCTCCATCGGTGCTTGTTAGCAGTCCCTTTTTCCCTACAGATGTTAGTTCAGAATCAGCTACAACATCCCTCAAAGGGAATACAGATGGGTACAAGTCATGTGGTGATGCTGTCCAAAGGTCAGATGATGTCACAGTAGACAGCACCATTTCTGTCAAGCACAGAATTAAGGTGACTTTGACCATGGACACTGACCAAAAGACAGATGACagctccacatctcaaaaccaatTTACTCCAAAACCTTCAGAGAGGATGCCTTTTGCTGGGAAGCAAATACCTCAAAGACCTTCTGCATCTTATAATATTTTGGAAGAGGGAGAATGGAGCTCAAAATCAAAG CATTATGAGACTTTTGAGAAAGAGTTGGTAATGACTTCAGATGAAGCATCGATGAAGAACCAGAAATTACCTAAAGGATATTTCTATATTCCTGTTGATTGCCTTCCAAAGGAGAAGCAGATCAATCAGGATGCTTGTTCTGGTGAACCCTTGGAACATGATAGGTAG
- the LOC133694658 gene encoding uncharacterized protein LOC133694658 isoform X3, which produces MTEGRCHRRKKMMGRGPDGGCGTGERSCRPISRVPASNSLMKESEIPQPKVKKSNPLEVDFFSQAHKVLSVRSPFDAAGNASGSGVSSFPSASTLPSRLASLLRQSNGSTKRHKRSHSGADKKSSSRASDGSKRGNIWVETEDYFRELTLPDIDDLFELSSLFNSLGYSKCFYIPYIGNEKIERIETIVTNVKTGENVNGKFEESETNEQTDTRANVENANGNFEMDCMGGNGNGNGLVLKDEVNQEDEQLMEIDVVTQSDGAVCFPQEKAKTCSVSDLSSSVEWLLGCRNRDILTSEKPSKKRKLLGSDAGLEKVLVGCPCEGNLSLCDFCCKSEMGNDSNRLIVCSSCKVAVHLKCYGVQGDVNESWLCSWCRQKSDGSDLAKQSCVLCPKQGGALKPVDVDNGKPVLDFVHLFCSQWTPEVYIEDLAKMEPIMNVSGIKETRRKLVCNVCKVKCGTCVRCSHGTCRTAFHPICAREARHRMEVWGKYGTDNVELRAFCSKHTELPNDRDTHQLGEAFVSASHDCSVASHNPSMLQMDKQRLFDSRSNAEPLSESGDVDKLIDIGIFERGGYEGASTDSRNLLLILKKLIDQGKVNAEELAMEIGTSPDLINSTLAEVNLVPDFQSKLVKWFQNHVYVASQRKYLKVKLKSMIFPKAEIVTADHSDGITISETDITDAVAVKSVPPRRRTKSNIRVLRDNGVICSHEDFSDNSMLMEDMKVVSQLRGEEPEKSSEASFPDVSEKIPDAFQDSSVVHLPKSEGSSDNVSGGSLSEKIKAVHAAIPEKSNSINTDGGVPLYSDVNLVIPNFIKPEEYSNFYVHSCVHEKLSHIQIGMLLQKGISELEGSKDREISHLEASSNPSVFCNHQNKHSKCNDLISNSSEVNFEQLAKAKKLGILKLSPVDEVEGEIIYFQKRLLGNAVARKHFTDNLISKVARHLPQEIDAARGKRWDEVLVSQYLCDVREAKKRGRKERRHKEAQAVLAAATAAAAASSRSSSFRKDAFDESACQEKYNTASVRAGISSLLMPRPKEMLSRVAIPRISLEKYSDFVQSVSGFSKDHPRSCDICRRFETILNHILVCSGCKVEVHLDCYRCGKESNGPWHCELCEELLSSRCSGAPVNFWDRANSAECGLCGGITGAFRKSTDGRWVHAFCAEWVFEPTFRRGQVNPVEGMETIAKEINICCVCRHRHGVCIKCSAGHCQTTFHPTCARSAGFYMNVKTLNGKMQHMAYCEKHSLEQKAKTGTQKHGEEEIKSMRQVRGQLERLRLLCERIVRREKIKRELVLCSHSMLACKRDQVAPSVLVSSPFFPTDVSSESATTSLKGNTDGYKSCGDAVQRSDDVTVDSTISVKHRIKVTLTMDTDQKTDDSSTSQNQFTPKPSERMPFAGKQIPQRPSASYNILEEGEWSSKSKHYETFEKELVMTSDEASMKNQKLPKGYFYIPVDCLPKEKQINQDACSGEPLEHDR; this is translated from the exons ATGACCGAAGGCCGATGCCACCGGCGAAAGAAGATGATGGGTAGGGGTCCTGACGGAGGTTGCGGCACTGGCGAGAGGTCTTGCCGTCCAATTTCTAGGGTTCCGGCATCCAATTCCCTCATGAAGGAGTCTGAAATACCTCAACCAAAAGTAAAGAAATCGAATCCACTCGAGGTTGATTTCTTCTCCCAAGCTCACAAGGTCTTAAGTGTGCGCTCGCCATTTGATGCTGCAGGGAATGCGTCTGGTTCTGGTGTTTCGAGTTTTCCAAGTGCGTCTACTTTGCCAAGCAGGTTGGCTAGTTTGTTGAGGCAATCAAATGGGAGTACAAAGAGACATAAAAGGTCTCATTCTGGAGCGGATAAGAAGTCTTCTTCGCGGGCAAGTGACGGGTCTAAAAGAGGGAATATTTGGGTTGAGACTGAAGATTACTTTAGGGAATTGACATTGCCTGATATTGATGATTTGTTTGAGTtatcttctttatttaattctttaggTTATAGTAAGTGTTTTTACATTCCATATATTGGAAATGAGAAAATTGAGAGAATCGAGACCATTGTGACAAATGTGAAAACTGGGGAAAATGTGAATGGGAAGTTTGAAGAAAGCGAGACTAATGAACAAACTGACACAAGGGCCAATGTGGAGAATGCAAATGGTAACTTTGAAATGGATTGTATGGGtggaaatggaaatggaaatggaCTCGTCTTGAAAGACGAAGTCAATCAAGAGGATGAGCAGTTAATGGAAATCGACGTTGTGACTCAAAGTGATGGAGCTGTGTGTTTTCCCCAGGAGAAAGCAAAGACGTGCTCTGTTTCTGATTTGTCTAGCAGTGTAGAGTGGCTTTTAGGTTGTAGAAATAGGGATATATTGACCTCTGAAAAGCCTTCCAAGAAGCGGAAACTTTTAGGCAGTGATGCAGGGTTGGAGAAGGTTTTGGTTGGTTGTCCTTGTGAAGGAAACTTGTCATTATGTGATTTTTGCTGCAAGAGCGAGATGGGTAATGATTCAAACCGGTTGATTGTTTGCTCTTCTTGCAAGGTTGCAGTTCATCTTAAGTGTTACGGTGTGCAAGGAGATGTAAACGAGTCGTGGTTGTGTTCCTGGTGCAGGCAGAAGAGTGATGGCAGTGATTTAGCGAAGCAGTCTTGTGTACTTTGTCCGAAGCAGGGTGGTGCTTTGAAACCTGTTGATGTAGACAATGGTAAGCCTGTTCTGGATTTTGTGCACTTGTTTTGTTCCCAGTGGACGCCTGAGGTCTATATAGAGGACTTAGCAAAGATGGAGCCAATTATGAATGTGAGTGGAATTAAGGAAACCCGAAGAAAATTAGTGTGTAATGTATGCAAGGTGAAGTGTGGTACCTGTGTTCGGTGCAGTCATG GAACTTGTAGAACTGCTTTCCATCCTATATGTGCAAGGGAAGCAAGACATAGGATGGAGGTCTGGGGGAAATATGGTACTGATAAT GTTGAATTACGAGCCTTTTGCTCAAAGCACACTGAACTCCCTAATGATAGGGATACCCATCAATTAGGAGAGGCTTTTGTGTCTGCCAGCCATGACTGCTCTGTTGCCAGCCATAATCCATCAATGTTGCAAATGGACAAACAGC GATTGTTTGATTCCAGATCAAATGCTGAACCTTTGTCAGAATCTGGGGATGTGGACAAACTCATTGATATAGGGATATTTGAGAGAGGTGGCTATGAGGGTGCTAGCACCGACTCCCGAAATCTTTTGCTGATTTTGAAGAAG TTAATTGACCAAGGAAAAGTCAATGCTGAAGAGTTGGCAATGGAAATCGGCACGTCACCTGATTTGATAAATTCAACATTGGCT GAAGTTAATTTGGTCCCTGATTTTCAGTCCAAATTAGTCAAGTGGTTTCAGAATCATGTTTACGTGGCCAGTCAACGTAAATATTTGAAAGTTAAACTAAAATCCATGATTTTCCCAAAGGCTGAGATTGTAACAGCAGACCATTCTGATGGTATAACTATATCTGAGACTGATATTACAGATGCTGTTGCTGTTAAATCAGTTCCCCCTCGGAGAAGAACCAAAAGTAACATTAGAGTTTTGAGGGATAATGGAGTAATTTGCTCACACGAGGATTTTAGTGACAACAGTATGCTAATGGAAGATATGAAAGTTGTCAGTCAACTGAGAGGTGAAGAACCTGAAAAATCTAGTGAAGCATCCTTCCCTGATGTATCTGAAAAG ATCCCTGATGCGTTTCAAGACTCTTCAGTGGTGCATTTGCCTAAAAGTGAAG GCAGTTCAGATAATGTCTCAGGTGGGAGCCTTTCTGAAAAAATCAAGGCAGTTCATGCAGCTATTCCAGAGAAGAGCAATTCAATTAACACAGATGGGGGAGTTCCTCTTTATTCAGATGTTAATTTAGTCATCCCTaatttcat AAAACCAGAAGaatattctaatttttatgTCCATTCATGTGTCCATGAGAAGCTGTCACATATACAAATTGGAATGCTTTTACAGAAAGGAATTTCTGAACTTGAAG GTTCAAAAGACAGAGAAATCTCTCATTTGGAGGCCTCTTCCAATCCCAGTGTCTTCTGTAATCATCAGAATAAACACTCAAAATGCAATGACTTGATCTCTAATTCCAGTGAAGTAAATTTTGAGCAGTTGGCTAAGGCTAAGAAACTGGGAATTCTCAAACTGTCTCCGGTGGATGAAGTGGAAggagaaattatttattttcagaagAGGCTACTTGGCAATGCAGTTGCAAGGAAGCACTTCACTG ATAATTTAATATCTAAGGTTGCCAGGCATCTACCCCAGGAGATAGATGCAGCTAGGGGGAAAAGGTGGGATGAAGTGCTTGTTAGCCAATATCTTTGTGATGTTAGAGAAGCAAAGAAGCGGGGCAGGAAAGAAAGAAGGCACAAGGAAGCCCAGGCTGTTCTAGCTGCTGCaactgcagcagcagcagcttcttcTCGGTCTTCATCATTTAGGAAAGATGCCTTTGATGAATCTGCCTGTCAGGAG AAATATAACACTGCTAGTGTGAGGGCTGGCATTTCTTCTCTGTTGATGCCACGTCCAAAAGAAATGCTTTCAAGGGTGGCAATTCCAAGGATTTCATTAGAGAAGTACTCTGATTTTGTTCAGTCAGTTTCAGGTTTTTCTAAAGATCATCCTAGATCATGTGACATATGCAGACGATTTGAGACAATACTGAACCACATCCTAGTCTGCTCTGGCTGCAAG GTTGAGGTTCACTTGGATTGCTATCGTTGTGGGAAGGAATCTAATGGTCCATGGCATTGTGAATTATGTGAAGAATTATTGTCATCTAGATGCTCTGGAGCTCCTGTCAATTTCTGGGACAGGGCAAATAGTGCGGAATGTGGTTTATGTGGTGGTATTACTGGTGCTTTCAGGAAATCTACTGATGGTAGATGGGTTCATGCCTTTTGTGCAGAG tgGGTCTTTGAACCAACATTCAGAAGGGGACAAGTAAATCCTGTTGAAGGAATG GAAACGATTGCAAAGGAGATTAACATTTGTTGTGTCTGCCGTCATAGACATGGTGTCTGCATAAAA TGTAGCGCTGGTCACTGTCAGACCACATTTCATCCAACTTGTGCTAGAAGTGCGGGTTTTTACATGAATGTTAAGACACTTAATGGCAAGATGCAGCACATGGCATATTGTGAAAAGCATAGCTTGGAGCAGAAGGCAAAG ACTGGAACTCAAAAACATGGAGAAGAGGAGATAAAGAGCATGAGGCAAGTCAGG gGTCAACTGGAGAGATTGCGTCTTCTTTGTGAAAGAATTGTTAGACGTGAAAAAATAAAG CGGGAGTTGGTTCTATGCTCACACAGCATGCTTGCTTGCAAACGAGACCAAGTTGCTCCATCGGTGCTTGTTAGCAGTCCCTTTTTCCCTACAGATGTTAGTTCAGAATCAGCTACAACATCCCTCAAAGGGAATACAGATGGGTACAAGTCATGTGGTGATGCTGTCCAAAGGTCAGATGATGTCACAGTAGACAGCACCATTTCTGTCAAGCACAGAATTAAGGTGACTTTGACCATGGACACTGACCAAAAGACAGATGACagctccacatctcaaaaccaatTTACTCCAAAACCTTCAGAGAGGATGCCTTTTGCTGGGAAGCAAATACCTCAAAGACCTTCTGCATCTTATAATATTTTGGAAGAGGGAGAATGGAGCTCAAAATCAAAG CATTATGAGACTTTTGAGAAAGAGTTGGTAATGACTTCAGATGAAGCATCGATGAAGAACCAGAAATTACCTAAAGGATATTTCTATATTCCTGTTGATTGCCTTCCAAAGGAGAAGCAGATCAATCAGGATGCTTGTTCTGGTGAACCCTTGGAACATGATAGGTAG